From Chionomys nivalis chromosome 21, mChiNiv1.1, whole genome shotgun sequence, a single genomic window includes:
- the Irx3 gene encoding iroquois-class homeodomain protein IRX-3: MSFPQLGYQYIRPLYPPERPGAAGGSGGSAGGRSGPGAGASELAASGSLSNVLSSVYGAPYAAAAAAAAAAQGYGAFLPYAAELPIFPQLGAQYELKDSPGVQHPATAAAFPHPHPAFYPYGQYQFGDPSRPKNATRESTSTLKAWLNEHRKNPYPTKGEKIMLAIITKMTLTQVSTWFANARRRLKKENKMTWAPRSRTDEEGNAYGSEREEEDEEEDEEEGKRELEMEEEELAGEEEDTGGEGLADDEEDEEIDLENLDSATAGPELTLAGATHRNGDFGLGPISDCKNSDSDDSSEGLEERPLSVLSLAPAPPPVARAPPSPPSPPSGLDPCAPAAAPSSTLQKPKIWSLAETATSPDNPRRSPPGTGGSPPGAAVAPPTLQLSPAAAAAAAAAHRLVSAPLGKFPAWTNRPFPGPPPGPRPHPLSMLGSAPQHLLGLPGAAGHPAAAAAAYARPTEPESGTDRCSALEMEKKLLKTAFQPVPRRPQNHLDAALVLSALSSS; encoded by the exons ATGTCCTTCCCCCAGCTCGGATACCAGTACATCCGCCCGCTCTACCCACCCGAGCGCCCGGGAGCCGCAGGCGGCAGCGGCGGCAGCGCGGGAGGCCGGAGCGGTCCAGGCGCCGGAGCCTCGGAGCTTGCCGCCTCGGGGTCCCTATCCAACGTGCTTTCGTCCGTGTACGGGGCACCCTACGCCGCGGCCGCAGCTGCAGCTGCCGCCGCCCAGGGTTACGGCGCCTTCCTGCCCTACGCTGCGGAGCTGCCCAtcttcccacagctg GGCGCTCAGTATGAGCTGAAGGACAGCCCTGGGGTCCAGCATCCGGCCACGGCCGCCGCATTCCCGCACCCGCACCCCGCCTTCTACCCCTATGGCCAATACCAGTTCGGGGACCCATCCCGTCCCAAGAACGCCACCCGGGAAAGCACAAGCACGCTCAAGGCCTGGCTCAACGAACACCGCAAGAACCCGTACCCCACCAAGGGCGAGAAGATCATGCTGGCCATCATCACCAAGATGACCCTCACCCAGGTGTCCACCTGGTTCGCCAACGCGCGCCGGCGCCTCAAGAAAGAGAACAAGATGACGTGGGCGCCCCGTAGTCGCACCGACGAGGAGGGCAATGCTTATGGGAGCGAGCGGGAGGAGGAGGACgaagaagaagatgaggaagagggcAAACGAgagctggagatggaggaggaggagctcgctggggaggaggaggacacgGGGGGCGAGGGCCTGGCGGACGACGAGGAAGATGAGGAGATCGATTTGGAAAACTTAGACAGCGCCACAGCCGGGCCGGAACTGACCCTGGCTGGGGCAACGCACAGGAACGGGGACTTCGGCCTAGGACCCATTTCGGACTGCAAAAATAGCGACTCAGACGATAGCTCCGAAGGCTTGGAGGAGCGACCACTGTCGGTCCTGAGCCTGGCCCCAGCGCCACCGCCTGTGGCCAGGGCTCCTCCATCTCCGCCCTCTCCACCCTCGGGCCTGGACCCCTGTGCTCCCGCAGCAGCGCCCTCCTCCACCCTGCAGAAGCCCAAGATCTGGTCACTGGCGGAAACGGCCACGAGCCCGGACAACCCACGTCGCTCCCCTCCCGGAACCGGAGGTTCTCCTCCCGGGGCAGCCGTCGCGCCCCCGACGCTGCAGCTCTCGCCCGCGGCTGCCGCTGCAGCAGCAGCGGCACACAGACTCGTCTCGGCGCCGCTTGGCAAATTCCCCGCTTGGACCAACCGGCCTTTCCCAGGCCCTCCGCCCGGCCCGCGGCCGCACCCGCTGTCCATGTTGGGCTCGGCCCCACAGCACCTGCTGGGACTTCCCGGAGCCGCTGGTCACCCGGCGGCTGCCGCCGCCGCCTACGCTCGGCCCACGGAGCCGGAGAGTGGAACAG ATCGCTGTAGTGCcttggaaatggagaaaaagttGCTCAAGACAGCTTTCCAGCCGGTGCCAAGGCG GCCCCAGAACCACTTGGATGCTGCTCTGGTCTTATCAGCTCTCTCCTCATCTTAA